The proteins below are encoded in one region of Enhydrobacter sp.:
- a CDS encoding NAD(P)-dependent oxidoreductase — protein sequence MNILVTGSSGWLGQHLVPRLKRGGHRVTGLDPVPGPHTDVVGSVADRAVVRAAIRDNAIQAIVHAGALHKPHVAIHDSSRFIAVNVQGTLNLLEEATASGSTVDRFVFTSTTSLMISRQIREAHKRGIHRAFWIDEEMAPLEPRNIYGISKLAAEHLCRMVHDSSNLPVIILRTARFFPEEDDMAHEIIQSDANIKANEFLYRRLTVEDAARAHVVALDRAPQIGFDTFIISALTPFSPDDCGQLMDYAPLVVHRYFPRYREIYARRGWTMFDYIDRVYDSTKAMRRLGFVCATDFGDILTQLDREDGVAPAVSRVPWAS from the coding sequence ATGAACATCCTGGTGACCGGATCGTCGGGCTGGCTCGGCCAGCATCTGGTGCCGCGGCTGAAGCGCGGCGGCCACCGTGTGACCGGACTCGACCCGGTGCCGGGCCCGCACACCGACGTGGTCGGTTCGGTCGCCGACCGTGCGGTCGTACGCGCCGCGATCCGGGACAACGCGATCCAGGCCATTGTCCATGCCGGGGCGCTGCACAAGCCGCACGTCGCGATCCACGACAGCTCGCGGTTCATCGCGGTGAACGTGCAGGGCACGTTGAACCTTCTCGAGGAGGCGACGGCATCGGGGTCGACTGTCGATCGCTTCGTCTTCACCTCGACCACCTCGCTCATGATCTCGCGCCAGATTCGCGAGGCCCACAAGCGGGGCATCCACCGCGCTTTCTGGATCGACGAGGAGATGGCGCCGCTCGAGCCACGGAACATCTATGGCATCAGCAAGCTCGCCGCCGAGCATCTTTGCCGGATGGTGCACGACAGCTCGAACCTGCCGGTGATCATTCTGCGCACGGCGCGCTTCTTCCCCGAGGAAGACGACATGGCGCACGAGATCATCCAGTCCGACGCCAACATCAAGGCCAACGAGTTCCTGTACCGGCGGCTTACCGTCGAGGATGCCGCCCGCGCCCATGTGGTTGCGCTCGACCGCGCGCCCCAGATCGGCTTCGACACCTTCATCATCTCGGCGCTGACACCGTTCAGCCCGGACGATTGCGGGCAGCTCATGGATTATGCGCCGCTTGTGGTCCATCGCTACTTCCCGCGCTACCGCGAGATCTACGCACGGCGCGGCTGGACGATGTTCGACTATATCGACCGCGTCTACGATTCGACCAAGGCGATGCGGCGGCTGGGCTTCGTCTGCGCCACGGACTTCGGCGACATCCTGACCCAGCTCGACCGCGAGGACGGCGTGGCGCCGGCCGTCAGCCGCGTACCCTGGGCATCATGA
- a CDS encoding thiamine pyrophosphate-dependent enzyme, which produces MPRISTAEATVETLLRHGLDTVYALPGLHNDPLFDAFYYAGDRLRVIHPRHEQTAAYMALGAALASGKPQAFAVVPGPGLLNAGAALLTAYGMNAPVIGLVGQIPQADIDRGHGHLHEIHDQLGLMRHVTKWAARIRSPQEAPALVSHAVWQAASGRQRPVALECALDTWAKRAEVTLPDAPLPLPIDPIDPEAVEAAARILGEAERPMLVLGGGAQDASAEVIAIAEMLEAPVSSYRRGRGVIPSSHRLAVDMPVGHRLWKEADAVLAVGTRFFIQNANWGIDDKLKVVRIDIDPDEPDRLRRPDVALIGDAATQLRALIDALPRHNRKRPSRAEEIGRHRAWLADRLSRLEPQASFLRAIRNALPEDGIFVDEVSQIGFASRVALPIEKPRTFLSPGYQDNLGWGFGTALGAKVAMPHRKVLAIAGDGGFLYQVGELATAARHNIAVVVVVFDNGAFGNVRRIQQERYGNRLIASDLENPDFVKLADAFGVASFKATDAGQLEHALHKAFALDAPALVWVPHGDVPSPWDLIMMPRVRG; this is translated from the coding sequence ATGCCACGCATCAGCACTGCCGAAGCCACTGTCGAGACTCTCCTGCGGCACGGGCTCGACACGGTCTATGCATTGCCCGGCCTGCACAACGATCCCCTGTTCGATGCTTTCTATTATGCCGGCGACCGTTTGCGTGTCATCCATCCGCGACACGAGCAGACGGCCGCCTATATGGCGCTGGGCGCCGCGCTCGCCTCCGGCAAGCCGCAGGCTTTCGCGGTCGTGCCCGGGCCCGGCCTGCTGAATGCGGGCGCGGCGCTCCTGACCGCTTACGGGATGAATGCGCCCGTCATCGGTCTGGTGGGCCAGATCCCGCAGGCCGACATCGATCGCGGCCACGGCCATCTGCACGAGATCCACGACCAGCTCGGCCTGATGCGCCATGTCACCAAATGGGCCGCGCGCATCAGGAGCCCGCAGGAGGCGCCCGCCCTTGTCTCGCACGCGGTCTGGCAGGCGGCCTCCGGCCGTCAGCGCCCGGTCGCGCTGGAATGCGCGCTCGATACCTGGGCGAAGCGCGCAGAGGTCACCTTGCCCGACGCGCCGCTGCCGCTGCCGATCGATCCCATCGACCCCGAGGCGGTCGAGGCGGCGGCCAGGATCCTGGGCGAAGCCGAGCGGCCGATGCTGGTGCTGGGCGGCGGCGCGCAGGATGCGTCGGCCGAAGTGATCGCCATCGCCGAAATGCTCGAGGCGCCGGTCAGCTCCTACCGCCGCGGCCGCGGCGTGATTCCGAGCTCGCATCGGCTGGCGGTCGACATGCCGGTCGGTCATCGCCTGTGGAAGGAGGCGGACGCCGTGCTCGCCGTCGGCACGCGCTTCTTCATCCAGAACGCCAACTGGGGCATCGACGACAAGCTCAAGGTCGTGCGCATCGATATCGACCCGGACGAGCCCGATCGCCTGCGCAGGCCCGATGTGGCGCTGATCGGCGACGCCGCCACGCAACTGCGCGCCCTGATCGACGCGCTGCCCCGACACAACCGCAAGCGGCCCTCGCGTGCAGAGGAGATCGGGCGGCATCGGGCCTGGCTCGCCGATCGCCTGTCGCGGCTCGAGCCGCAGGCGAGCTTCCTGAGGGCGATCCGCAATGCCCTGCCTGAGGACGGCATCTTCGTCGACGAGGTCTCGCAAATCGGCTTTGCCTCGCGAGTCGCCCTGCCGATCGAGAAGCCGCGCACCTTCCTGTCGCCGGGCTACCAGGACAATCTCGGCTGGGGCTTCGGCACCGCACTCGGCGCCAAGGTCGCCATGCCGCACCGCAAGGTGCTGGCGATCGCGGGCGACGGCGGCTTCCTCTACCAGGTCGGCGAGCTCGCCACCGCCGCGCGTCACAACATCGCCGTCGTGGTCGTGGTGTTCGACAACGGCGCTTTCGGCAACGTGAGGCGCATCCAGCAGGAACGCTATGGCAACCGACTGATCGCCTCGGATCTCGAGAATCCCGACTTCGTGAAACTCGCCGACGCCTTCGGCGTCGCCTCCTTCAAGGCGACCGATGCCGGTCAGCTCGAGCACGCCCTGCACAAGGCCTTTGCGCTCGACGCCCCTGCCCTCGTCTGGGTCCCGCACGGCGACGTGCCGAGCCCCTGGGACCTGATCATGATGCCCAGGGTACGCGGCTGA
- a CDS encoding ElyC/SanA/YdcF family protein: MASSKSFRGTADGTRSSRDLPGRDQATLCARHRSGDVMRLVLCVAVAIAAVAIALALLSWIAQRRLESLGESFVTSDPARLPAVEVALVLGAAPIGPEGGPNRYFEYRLDAAAALWRAGKVRYLLASGDLRSPDYDEPTAMRVGLIARGVPGECIYRDFAGVRTRDSILRAREIFGQRRLVVVSQPFHLARAIFLARQEGIEAWGLAARDVDRPYSILTTLRRYPSALRAYYDVWLDTPARQSGKPVVIGVDPPT; the protein is encoded by the coding sequence GTGGCATCCAGCAAATCCTTTCGCGGCACGGCAGATGGCACCCGCTCGTCTAGAGACTTGCCGGGACGGGATCAAGCCACCCTCTGCGCGCGACACCGATCGGGCGACGTGATGCGTCTTGTCCTGTGTGTCGCCGTTGCGATCGCGGCAGTCGCCATCGCGCTGGCGTTGCTGTCGTGGATCGCGCAACGCCGTCTGGAGTCCCTCGGCGAGTCGTTCGTGACGAGCGATCCAGCGCGGTTGCCGGCGGTGGAGGTTGCGCTGGTTCTGGGTGCGGCGCCGATCGGGCCCGAGGGCGGACCGAACCGCTACTTCGAATATCGCCTCGATGCTGCCGCCGCTTTGTGGCGCGCGGGGAAGGTCAGGTATCTGCTTGCGAGCGGCGACCTTCGGTCACCCGACTACGACGAGCCGACCGCCATGCGCGTGGGTCTGATCGCGCGCGGCGTGCCGGGCGAATGCATCTATCGCGACTTCGCCGGGGTGCGAACGCGCGATTCGATCCTGCGGGCGCGGGAGATCTTCGGTCAGAGGCGGCTGGTCGTCGTCTCGCAACCTTTTCATCTCGCGCGGGCGATTTTCCTCGCGCGGCAGGAAGGGATCGAGGCGTGGGGCCTGGCCGCCCGTGATGTCGACCGGCCTTACAGCATCCTCACCACGCTGCGCCGCTACCCATCGGCGCTGCGCGCCTACTACGACGTCTGGCTCGACACGCCGGCGCGCCAGAGCGGCAAGCCGGTCGTCATCGGAGTCGACCCTCCGACCTAG
- a CDS encoding 2-hydroxyacid dehydrogenase, whose protein sequence is MADRPTLLTGFTFTRRTLGALAERYDIAGHMDRPDPTSVPSATAAHVQALVTTGSVGASDALMTALPRLSIICCYGTGYERIDLEAARRRNIIVTHGADANAPDVAEMAVGLVLATHRRIARADRMIRRGEWTKRIPNRFGAISGLTGKKFGILGLGAIGMEIARRMKGFDVEIGYCNRNKRSDVDYAYFPDAVALAEWCDILMVALRSDASNRHIIDAEVLKALGPRGHVVNITRGWAVDEAALAEALRNNVIEGAALDVFDEEPHVRDEFMTLENLVMTPHFGGGTEHAQERMTALVRANLDAHFAGKPVVSPVPELRDMAARSEGRLR, encoded by the coding sequence ATGGCCGATCGCCCGACCCTCCTCACCGGCTTCACCTTCACCAGGCGAACCCTCGGAGCACTGGCCGAGCGCTACGACATCGCTGGCCACATGGATCGACCCGATCCGACATCGGTGCCTTCAGCGACCGCCGCGCACGTGCAGGCGCTGGTCACGACCGGCAGCGTCGGCGCCTCGGATGCGCTGATGACGGCATTGCCGCGCCTCTCGATAATCTGCTGCTACGGTACGGGCTACGAGCGCATCGACCTCGAGGCGGCGCGGCGGCGCAACATCATCGTCACGCACGGCGCCGACGCCAACGCGCCCGATGTGGCCGAAATGGCCGTCGGTCTCGTGCTCGCCACGCATCGCCGGATCGCGCGCGCCGACCGCATGATCCGCCGCGGCGAATGGACCAAGCGGATTCCCAACCGCTTCGGCGCCATCTCCGGGCTCACGGGCAAGAAATTCGGCATCCTGGGCCTCGGCGCAATCGGCATGGAAATCGCCAGGCGCATGAAGGGCTTCGACGTCGAAATCGGCTACTGCAACCGCAACAAGCGAAGCGATGTCGACTACGCCTATTTTCCCGACGCCGTCGCGCTCGCCGAATGGTGCGATATCCTGATGGTCGCGCTGCGCTCGGACGCCTCCAACAGGCACATCATCGATGCGGAGGTGCTGAAAGCGCTGGGACCACGCGGGCACGTCGTCAACATCACACGCGGCTGGGCCGTCGACGAGGCGGCGCTGGCCGAGGCGCTGCGCAACAACGTGATCGAAGGGGCGGCCCTCGACGTGTTCGACGAGGAGCCGCACGTACGCGACGAGTTCATGACCCTCGAGAACCTCGTCATGACACCGCATTTCGGCGGCGGCACCGAACATGCGCAGGAGCGCATGACCGCCCTGGTGCGGGCCAACCTCGACGCCCACTTCGCCGGCAAGCCCGTCGTCTCGCCGGTGCCGGAGCTGCGCGACATGGCGGCTAGGTCGGAGGGTCGACTCCGATGA
- a CDS encoding Re/Si-specific NAD(P)(+) transhydrogenase subunit alpha — protein MKIVILKERRPHETRVAATPETVKKLKALGAEVTVEAGAGSAAAFTDQAYTDAGATIVPDPAAAVAAGDIVFKIQRPMSASEGLDEIGLLRAGQTLMSPIGALTNHELVQALAARGVTAFALELIPRITRAQSMDILSSQANLAGYKAVLLAANNFGRIFPQMMTPGGTLAPARAFIMGVGVAGLQAIATARRLGAVVTATDVRPATKEQVQSLGGKFIAVEDEEFKAAETAGGYAKEMSADYRAKQAALVADHIKAQDIVVTTALIPGRKAPVLVTEDMVRTMKPGSVIVDMAVEQGGNCPLSEVGKVVESHGVKIVGPANLPAELPTDASSLFARNLLNFITPMVDKETKALKIDLDDEVVKGTLVTRDGQIVHPSLSQNPGQN, from the coding sequence ATGAAAATCGTCATTCTGAAAGAACGCAGGCCGCACGAGACCCGCGTGGCCGCGACGCCGGAGACCGTCAAGAAGCTGAAGGCGCTGGGAGCCGAGGTCACCGTCGAGGCGGGGGCCGGAAGCGCCGCGGCCTTCACCGACCAGGCCTACACCGATGCCGGCGCAACTATCGTGCCGGACCCTGCAGCCGCGGTGGCGGCGGGCGACATCGTCTTCAAGATCCAGCGGCCCATGTCGGCCTCGGAAGGGCTCGACGAGATCGGACTGCTGCGGGCCGGACAGACGCTGATGTCGCCGATCGGCGCTCTCACGAACCATGAACTGGTGCAGGCGCTGGCCGCCAGGGGCGTGACGGCGTTCGCGCTGGAGTTGATCCCGCGCATCACCCGCGCGCAGTCGATGGACATCCTTTCGTCGCAGGCGAACCTCGCCGGCTACAAGGCCGTCCTTCTGGCGGCGAACAATTTCGGCCGCATCTTTCCGCAGATGATGACGCCCGGCGGCACGCTGGCGCCGGCGCGCGCCTTCATCATGGGCGTGGGCGTCGCGGGGCTCCAGGCGATCGCCACGGCGCGCCGCCTCGGCGCCGTGGTCACGGCGACCGACGTCAGGCCGGCGACCAAGGAGCAGGTGCAGTCGCTCGGCGGCAAGTTCATCGCCGTGGAGGACGAGGAGTTCAAGGCGGCGGAGACGGCGGGCGGCTACGCCAAGGAGATGAGCGCCGACTATCGTGCCAAGCAGGCGGCGCTCGTGGCCGACCACATCAAGGCGCAGGACATCGTCGTCACCACGGCGCTCATCCCGGGACGCAAGGCGCCGGTGCTGGTGACCGAGGACATGGTCAGGACCATGAAGCCCGGCTCGGTGATCGTCGACATGGCGGTGGAGCAGGGCGGCAACTGTCCGCTGTCGGAAGTCGGCAAGGTGGTCGAGAGCCATGGCGTGAAGATCGTCGGTCCGGCCAATCTGCCGGCCGAGCTGCCGACCGATGCCTCGTCGCTGTTCGCCCGCAATCTCCTGAACTTCATCACGCCCATGGTCGACAAGGAGACGAAGGCATTGAAGATCGATCTCGACGACGAGGTCGTGAAGGGCACGCTCGTCACGCGCGACGGACAGATCGTGCATCCCTCCCTCAGCCAGAATCCAGGCCAGAACTAG
- a CDS encoding NAD(P) transhydrogenase subunit alpha, which produces MDDSIAGEAARIASQTQDLATHLRNLAQQITDLAAQTPAGAPESGHMPFVALLTIFALGCFVGYYVVWRVTPALHSPLMSVTNAVSSVIIVGALLAAGLRGLGAAQLFGAVAVTLAAVNIFGGFIVTHRMLSMFKKKQPVRK; this is translated from the coding sequence ATGGACGACAGCATCGCGGGCGAAGCGGCCAGGATCGCCAGCCAGACGCAGGACCTCGCCACGCATCTCAGGAACCTCGCGCAGCAGATCACGGATCTCGCCGCGCAGACGCCGGCCGGCGCGCCGGAAAGCGGCCACATGCCGTTCGTGGCGCTGCTCACCATCTTCGCGCTCGGCTGCTTCGTCGGCTACTACGTGGTCTGGCGCGTGACGCCGGCGCTGCATTCGCCGCTGATGTCCGTCACCAACGCGGTGTCCTCCGTGATCATCGTCGGCGCGCTGCTGGCCGCCGGGCTGCGCGGCCTGGGGGCGGCCCAGCTCTTCGGCGCCGTTGCCGTGACCCTCGCCGCCGTGAACATCTTCGGCGGCTTCATCGTCACGCACCGCATGCTGTCGATGTTCAAGAAGAAGCAGCCGGTCAGGAAGTAG
- a CDS encoding NAD(P)(+) transhydrogenase (Re/Si-specific) subunit beta: MTHELAAYGYLISAICFIMALRGLSSPTSARGGNLYGIVGMVVAIGVTVASPGVVSPWLIVIGLLIGGTIGTVVAMRIQMTALPQLVAAFHSLVGLAAVFVAGAAFVSPEAFGIGTPGHIYTQSLVEMGLGTIIGAITFTGSIVAFSKLQGLVSGAPLVFRGQHPLNALIGLVLLLLLIWFAMDGHPVTFMLLILLSLAVGFLLILPIGGADMPVVVSMLNSYSGWAAAGIGFTLGNTALIVTGALVGSSGAILSYIMCKGMNRSIFNVILGGFGTDSSAAGAAAAKTDKPVKAGSAEDAAFLMENASSVIIVPGYGMAVAQAQHALREMADILKARGVNVRYAIHPVAGRMPGHMNVLLAEANVPYDEVFELDDINRGFASTDVAFVIGANDVTNPAAKTDPKSPIYGMPILDVEKAQTVLFVKRGMSSGYAGVENELFFRDNTMMLFADAKVMCENIVKALEGSAH; the protein is encoded by the coding sequence ATCACCCATGAACTGGCCGCCTACGGCTATCTGATCTCGGCCATCTGCTTCATCATGGCGCTGCGCGGACTCTCCTCGCCCACGAGCGCGCGCGGCGGCAACCTCTACGGCATCGTCGGCATGGTGGTGGCGATCGGCGTCACCGTCGCCTCGCCCGGCGTCGTCTCGCCCTGGCTGATCGTGATCGGCCTCCTGATCGGCGGCACCATCGGCACCGTCGTGGCGATGCGCATCCAGATGACGGCGCTGCCCCAGCTCGTCGCCGCCTTCCATTCGCTGGTCGGCCTCGCGGCGGTGTTCGTGGCCGGCGCCGCGTTCGTCTCGCCGGAGGCCTTCGGCATCGGCACGCCGGGCCATATCTACACCCAGAGCCTGGTCGAGATGGGGCTCGGCACCATCATCGGCGCCATCACCTTCACCGGCTCGATCGTCGCTTTCTCCAAGCTCCAGGGCCTCGTCTCGGGCGCCCCGCTGGTGTTCCGCGGGCAGCATCCGCTCAATGCCCTGATCGGTCTCGTGCTGCTGCTGCTCCTGATCTGGTTCGCCATGGACGGCCATCCGGTGACGTTCATGCTGCTGATCCTGCTGTCGCTGGCGGTCGGCTTCCTGCTGATCCTGCCGATCGGCGGGGCCGACATGCCGGTCGTGGTGTCGATGCTGAATTCCTATTCGGGATGGGCGGCGGCCGGCATTGGCTTCACACTCGGCAACACGGCCCTGATCGTGACCGGCGCGCTGGTGGGCTCCTCGGGCGCGATCCTGAGCTACATCATGTGCAAGGGCATGAACCGCTCGATCTTCAACGTGATCCTGGGCGGCTTCGGCACCGATTCGAGCGCCGCGGGAGCAGCGGCCGCCAAGACCGACAAGCCGGTAAAGGCGGGCTCGGCCGAGGATGCGGCCTTCCTGATGGAGAATGCGAGCTCGGTGATCATCGTGCCGGGTTACGGCATGGCGGTGGCGCAGGCGCAGCACGCGCTGCGCGAGATGGCCGATATCCTGAAGGCGCGCGGCGTCAATGTGCGCTACGCCATCCATCCGGTGGCGGGCCGCATGCCGGGCCACATGAACGTGCTGCTGGCCGAGGCCAACGTGCCCTACGACGAGGTGTTCGAGCTCGACGACATCAACCGCGGCTTCGCCTCGACCGACGTCGCCTTCGTGATCGGCGCCAACGACGTCACCAACCCCGCGGCCAAGACCGATCCCAAGAGCCCGATCTACGGCATGCCCATCCTCGACGTGGAGAAGGCGCAGACGGTGCTGTTCGTGAAGCGCGGCATGTCATCGGGCTATGCCGGTGTGGAGAACGAGCTCTTCTTCCGCGACAACACCATGATGTTGTTCGCCGACGCCAAGGTGATGTGCGAGAACATCGTCAAGGCGCTGGAAGGCTCGGCCCACTGA
- a CDS encoding amidohydrolase family protein — translation MHHNLISGDNHIDLTYCPPDLWSSQAPARWKKNAPRVEERNDGQHWFVDDKDRGMWNGVGPGFLPYTKGSFGHIDEMKEAGFEWDSYPGARPRPTTPELRLADLDRDGLDKEIIYGCLMVNDLIEEAELRAWVDARYNDWAADFARRSDPNRVFPLAIIPNTDPATAAAEVRRCARMGLKGGDLAFKRMSLPLYHRDWYVLWEAAAECRFPISFHSTGFKALRAPDTPEMEKQLAIQWRLVRSALFQLDTMEVLVSLLASGACEQYPDFNFVLGESGVTWLPYVFDRLDTEYNDRARSLGFRMKPSDYFRRQGYVTYQQDKYLEPIVPLIGEDNIIWGADYPHPDCIWPNSRETLAKNLAGFSEGVQKKIVHDNVARLYGLN, via the coding sequence ATGCACCACAACCTCATTTCCGGCGACAATCACATCGACCTTACCTATTGCCCGCCCGATCTCTGGTCGTCACAGGCGCCGGCCAGATGGAAGAAGAATGCGCCGCGCGTCGAGGAGCGCAACGACGGGCAGCACTGGTTCGTCGACGACAAGGACCGCGGCATGTGGAACGGCGTCGGGCCGGGCTTCCTGCCGTACACAAAGGGCTCGTTCGGCCATATCGACGAGATGAAAGAGGCGGGGTTCGAGTGGGACAGCTACCCCGGCGCCCGGCCACGGCCGACCACGCCGGAACTGCGCCTGGCCGATCTCGATCGCGACGGGCTCGACAAGGAGATCATCTACGGCTGCCTGATGGTGAACGATCTGATCGAGGAGGCCGAGCTGCGCGCCTGGGTCGACGCCCGCTACAACGACTGGGCGGCCGACTTCGCCCGACGGTCTGATCCGAACCGCGTGTTCCCGCTCGCCATCATTCCCAACACCGATCCGGCGACCGCGGCCGCCGAGGTGCGACGCTGCGCGCGAATGGGACTCAAGGGCGGCGACCTCGCCTTCAAGCGCATGAGCCTGCCGCTCTACCATCGCGACTGGTACGTGCTGTGGGAGGCGGCGGCCGAATGCCGCTTCCCGATCTCCTTCCACTCGACTGGCTTCAAGGCGCTGCGTGCACCGGATACGCCGGAGATGGAGAAGCAGCTCGCGATCCAGTGGCGGCTCGTGCGCTCGGCGCTGTTCCAGCTCGATACGATGGAGGTGCTGGTGTCGCTGCTGGCGTCGGGCGCTTGCGAGCAGTATCCCGACTTCAACTTCGTGCTGGGCGAATCGGGCGTGACGTGGCTGCCCTACGTGTTCGACCGCCTCGACACCGAGTACAATGACCGTGCGCGCAGTCTCGGCTTCAGGATGAAGCCCAGCGACTATTTTCGCCGCCAGGGCTACGTCACTTACCAGCAGGACAAATATCTCGAGCCGATCGTGCCGCTGATCGGCGAGGACAATATCATCTGGGGCGCCGACTACCCGCACCCCGATTGCATCTGGCCGAACTCGCGCGAGACTCTGGCCAAGAATCTCGCCGGCTTCAGCGAAGGCGTGCAGAAGAAGATCGTCCACGACAACGTCGCGCGGCTCTACGGCCTGAACTGA
- the rpsU gene encoding 30S ribosomal protein S21, with amino-acid sequence MQVLVRENNVDQALRVLKKKMQREGIFREMKLRRNYEKPSERRARERAEAIRRTRKLMRKRMEREGY; translated from the coding sequence GTGCAGGTTCTCGTCCGCGAAAATAACGTCGATCAGGCGCTCCGCGTCCTGAAAAAGAAGATGCAACGCGAAGGCATCTTCCGCGAGATGAAGCTCCGCCGCAACTACGAGAAGCCCTCCGAGCGCCGCGCCCGCGAGCGTGCCGAAGCGATCCGCCGCACCCGCAAGCTGATGCGCAAGCGCATGGAGCGCGAGGGCTACTAG
- a CDS encoding COQ9 family protein translates to MSEAKSPPDDPDTALRDRLADAVGNEAAFDGWSWTSIRAATRMLDLPAGEAERLFPGGPLDVLAYVSERADRRMVADLETEGVLDLKIRDRIREAVRIRLERHVGNREAARRALALLALPFNGPLALRLLYRTIDAMWYAAGDTSTDFNFYTKRVTLAAVYSSTLLYWLNDRSPGSEATWDFLERRIDNVMQIEKLKARARSWRPGDRVRTVARR, encoded by the coding sequence ATGAGCGAGGCGAAATCCCCTCCGGACGACCCCGATACCGCGCTCCGTGACCGGCTGGCGGATGCGGTCGGCAACGAGGCGGCCTTCGACGGCTGGAGTTGGACCTCGATCCGGGCGGCCACCCGGATGCTCGACCTGCCGGCGGGCGAGGCGGAACGCCTGTTCCCGGGCGGTCCGCTCGACGTGCTGGCCTATGTGAGCGAGCGGGCGGACCGGCGCATGGTCGCGGATCTGGAGACGGAAGGGGTGCTCGACCTCAAGATCCGCGACCGTATCCGCGAGGCCGTCCGTATCCGGCTCGAGCGCCATGTCGGCAACCGCGAGGCCGCGCGGCGCGCGCTGGCGCTGCTGGCGCTTCCCTTCAATGGACCGTTGGCGCTGCGGCTGCTCTACCGCACGATCGACGCCATGTGGTACGCCGCCGGCGACACCAGCACCGACTTCAACTTCTACACCAAGCGGGTGACCCTGGCGGCCGTCTATTCCTCGACCCTGCTCTACTGGCTGAACGACCGCTCGCCCGGCAGCGAGGCCACCTGGGACTTCCTCGAGCGGCGGATCGACAACGTGATGCAGATCGAAAAGCTGAAGGCGCGCGCCCGTTCGTGGCGACCAGGCGATCGGGTCCGGACCGTCGCCCGCCGGTAG
- a CDS encoding 5-(carboxyamino)imidazole ribonucleotide synthase produces MATKALPPGSTIGILGGGQLGRMTAMAAARLGYRSVVYSPEAHSIAGDVATAHISGAYDDATALARFADAVDVVTYEFENVPEATVAECARRRPVRPGIKPIHFAQHRLREKEFFRKSGLGTADYQQIAGEGDIARATALPGILKTSTEGYDGKGQIRVHSREDLFAAWDKLGRRECILEALVDFECEISAIVARGLDGEARCFPIGRNEHRDGILRATAVPSGLPSAVEEQAKDYGLRLAESLDLVGLVALEMFVTRDGRVLANEMAPRPHNSGHWTIDACATSQFEQLVRTVCGLPLGAVDLLASSRMINLIGDEANDWARYLAEPTARLHLYGKGKARPGRKMGHVTYVMPRK; encoded by the coding sequence ATGGCGACCAAAGCCCTGCCGCCCGGATCGACCATCGGCATCCTGGGGGGCGGCCAGTTGGGCCGGATGACGGCCATGGCGGCGGCCCGACTCGGCTATCGGTCGGTCGTTTACTCCCCGGAAGCCCATTCGATCGCCGGCGACGTGGCCACCGCTCACATTTCGGGCGCCTATGACGATGCGACCGCCCTCGCCCGCTTTGCGGACGCGGTCGACGTCGTCACCTACGAGTTCGAGAACGTGCCCGAAGCGACTGTCGCCGAGTGCGCACGTCGGAGGCCGGTCCGCCCGGGGATCAAGCCCATCCATTTCGCCCAGCATCGGCTGCGCGAGAAGGAGTTCTTTCGGAAATCGGGGCTTGGAACGGCCGACTACCAACAGATCGCGGGCGAAGGCGATATCGCCCGCGCTACCGCCCTCCCCGGCATCCTCAAGACCTCGACCGAAGGCTACGACGGCAAGGGCCAGATCCGCGTTCATAGCCGCGAGGATCTGTTCGCGGCCTGGGACAAGCTCGGCCGGCGGGAATGCATCCTCGAAGCATTGGTCGATTTCGAGTGCGAGATTTCCGCCATCGTCGCCCGCGGCCTCGACGGCGAGGCGCGCTGCTTCCCGATCGGCCGCAACGAGCATCGAGACGGCATCCTGCGCGCGACCGCGGTCCCCTCGGGCCTCCCATCCGCGGTCGAAGAGCAGGCAAAGGACTATGGCCTGAGGCTGGCCGAAAGCCTCGACCTGGTGGGCCTGGTCGCGCTCGAAATGTTCGTGACCAGGGACGGACGCGTGCTTGCCAACGAGATGGCGCCGCGGCCGCACAATTCCGGTCACTGGACGATCGATGCCTGCGCCACCAGCCAGTTCGAGCAGCTCGTGCGGACGGTCTGCGGCTTGCCGCTGGGCGCCGTCGACCTTCTCGCGTCCTCGCGCATGATCAACCTGATCGGCGACGAGGCCAACGACTGGGCGCGCTACCTCGCCGAGCCGACGGCGCGGCTGCATCTCTACGGCAAGGGCAAGGCCCGCCCCGGCCGCAAGATGGGCCACGTAACCTATGTTATGCCGAGAAAGTGA